The following proteins are encoded in a genomic region of Grus americana isolate bGruAme1 chromosome 5, bGruAme1.mat, whole genome shotgun sequence:
- the CINP gene encoding cyclin-dependent kinase 2-interacting protein, with protein sequence MAAKSPADGTPRRPVLSVSARKIKDNAADWHNLMMKWERLNDNGFTTANKIVNMKISEQFQDNKLEIACDNSATESEKPTPKYNEELDNCCAELLETLKHMTKIQLKMEKLTSTTKAICDLETFHNGAGNCTAPFFHTWPTPYFYEVSLKLSEMYKKELQLKQTIVQEIAHSADQDLMMVYLSSWLYQPYIENSSKLLLEAMLLETGHRQC encoded by the exons ATGGCGG CTAAAAGTCCTGCTGATGGTACTCCTAGACGACCTGTTTTATCTGTCAgtgcaagaaaaattaaagataatGCAGCAGACTGGCATAATTTAATGATGAAATGGGAGAGACTGAATGATAATGGATTTACTACAGCAAACAAAATAGTCAACATGAAGATCAGTGAGCA ATTTCAAGACAACAAACTGGAGATAGCATGTGATAACAGTGCCACTGAATCTGAAAAGCCAACTCCAAAATACAATGAAGAACTGGACAATTGCTGTGCAGAGTTACTGGAGACCTTAAAGCATATG ACAAAGATacaactgaaaatggaaaagcttaCTTCGACTACTAAAGCTATCTGTGACTTGGAAACATTCCACAATGGAGCTGGGAATTGCACAGCACCCTTCTTTCATACATGGCCAACACCATACTTCT ATGAGGTTTCTCTGAAGCTCTCTGAAATGTACAAGAAGGAACTACAACTCAAGCAAACGATTGTACAAGAAATTGCTCATTCTGCTGACCAGGATCTGATGATGGTCTATTTATCATCGTGGTTATACCAGCCTTACATtgagaacagcagcaaactACTACTTGAAGCCATGCTGCTGGAAACAGGACATAGACAGTGCTAG